From one Lolium rigidum isolate FL_2022 chromosome 4, APGP_CSIRO_Lrig_0.1, whole genome shotgun sequence genomic stretch:
- the LOC124708789 gene encoding heat shock 70 kDa protein 14-like, with the protein MSVVGFDLGNESCIVGVARQRGIDVVLNEESKRETPAIVCFGDKQRFIGTAGAANSTMNPKNSISQIKRLLGRKFADPELQHDIQSFPFRVTEGPDGFPLVHARYLGEERSFTPTQLLAMVLSNLKAIAEGNLNSAVNDCCIGIPVYFTDLQRRAVIDAATIAGLRPLRLFHETTATALAYGIYKTDLPESDQLNVAFVDVGHASMQVSIVGYKKGQLKMLSHSYDRSLGGRDFDEALFKHFAAKFKEEYKIDVYQNARACIRLRVACEKLKKMLSANPEAPMNIECLMDEKDVRGFIKRDEFEHISAPVLERVKGPLEKALAEAGLTTEDVHFVEVVGSGSRVPAVMKIITEFFGKEPRRTMNASECVARGCALQCAILSPTFKVREFQVNEGFPFSVALSWKPDAQNNEPQQTVVFPKGNPIPSIKALTFYRSTTFPVDVLNVDTDDMQITQKISTYTIGPFQPSKGEKAKLKVKVRLNIHGIVSLESAMMLEEEEVEVPVSATSEVPKDATKMDTDDAPRDDDNMQEPKGASDTADGAAENGAGDSEEKTVPMDTDTKVEPSKKKVKKTNVPVAETVYGAMAADELAKAVEKEYEMALQDRVMEETKDKKNSVEAYVYDMRNKLNEKYNEFVKSEDIEGLMTKLQEVEDWLYEDGEDETKGVYVAKLEELQKVGGPIEMRYKEWTERGPVLEQLVYCIRSFREAALSVDPKFDHIDMSEKQKVINECSEAENWLLEKKHQQDALPKHANPVLLVSDIKKKAEALDRFCKPIMTKPKPAPKPQTPPPVETPASEAQTPEPQSSGASEPGEPASEGADQGESTAEQMDTDKADPSPA; encoded by the exons ATGAGCGTAGTGGGGTTCGATCTGGGCAACGAGAGCTGCATTGTGGGCGTGGCGCGGCAGCGCGGGATCGATGTGGTCCTCAACGAGGAGTCCAAGCGGGAGACGCCCGCCATCGTCTGCTTCGGGGACAAGCAGCGCTTCATCGGCACGGCCGGCGCCGCCAACTCCACCATGAACCCCAAGAACTCCATCTCGCAGATCAAGCGCCTGCTGGGCCGCAAGTTCGCCGACCCCGAGCTGCAGCATGACATCCAGTCCTTCCCGTTCCGCGTCACCGAGGGCCCCGATGGGTTCCCGCTCGTGCACGCGCGGTACCTGGGGGAGGAGCGCTCCTTCACGCCCACGCAGCTGCTCGCCATGGTGCTGTCCAACCTGAAGGCGATCGCCGAGGGCAACCTGAACTCTGCTGTGAATGACTGCTGCATCGGGATCCCGGTGTATTTCACTGACCTGCAGCGGAGGGCTGTTATCGACGCTGCAACTATTGCGGGTCtgcggccgctgcggttgttccATGAGACTACTGCTACGGCGTTGGCGTACGGGATCTACAAGACCGATCTCCCTGAGAGCGACCAGCTGAATGTCGCGTTTGTCGATGTCGGGCATGCCAGCATGCAGGTCAGCATCGTCGGGTACAAGAaggggcagctcaagatgctgtcTCATtcatatgaccgctctcttggtggAAGGGACTTTGATGAAGCCCTGTTTAAGCACTTCGCGGCGAAGTTCAAGGAGGAATACAAGATTGATGTCTACCAGAACGCCCGTGCCTGCATTAGGCTGCGCGTGGCGTGCGAGAAGCTCAAGAAGATGCTGAGCGCCAATCCGGAGGCACCAATGAACATTGAGTGCTTGATGGATGAGAAGGATGTGCGAGGTTTCATCAAGAGGGATGAGTTTGAACACATCAGCGCCCCGGTACTAGAGCGTGTTAAGGGGCCACTGGAGAAGGCCTTGGCTGAAGCTGGCTTGACCACAGAAGATGTGCACTTTGTTGAGGTTGTTGGATCAGGCTCTCGTGTTCCCGCTGTAATGAAGATCATCACCGAGTTCTTTGGGAAGGAACCAAGGAGAACTATGAATGCAAGTGAATGTGTTGCCAGGGGATgtgctcttcagtgtgctatCCTTAGCCCCACCTTCAAAGTGAGGGAGTTTCAG GTTAATGAAGGGTTTCCCTTTTCAGTTGCTTTATCATGGAAGCCAGATGCTCAGAACAATGAACCCCAACAAACAGTTGTATTCCCAAAGGGGAATCCAATCCCTAGCATCAAGGCTCTGACCTTCTATAGGTCCACTACATTTCCAGTGGATGTTTTGAATGTTGATACAGATGATATGCAAATAACACAGAAAATTAGCACTTACACG ATTGGCCCATTCCAACCGAGCAAAGGTGAGAAGGCTAAACTGAAAGTGAAAGTTCGTCTCAACATCCATGGGATTGTCTCTCTTGAATCAGCAATG ATGCTGGAAGAGGAGGAAGTGGAAGTTCCAGTTTCAGCTACAAGTGAGGTTCCAAAGGATGCTACTAAAATGGACACAGATGATGCACCACGAGACGATGACAATATGCAAGAACCTAAAGGTGCTTCAGATACTGCTGATGGTGCTGCTGAAAATGGGGCTGGTGATTCTGAGGAAAAAACTGTTCCGATGGATACAGACACAAAG GTCGAGCCATCCAAAAAGAAAGTTAAGAAGACAAATGTTCCAGTCGCTGAAACGGTTTATGGTGCGATGGCTGCTGATGAGCTGGCTAAAGCAGTTGAGAAAGAGTATGAAATGGCTCTTCAGGACAGAGTGATGGAAGAAACCAAGGACAAGAAGAATTCTGTGGAGGCTTATGTTTATGACATGCGTAACAAG CtcaatgagaagtacaatgaaTTTGTCAAGTCGGAGGACATAGAAGGATTGATGACTAAGCTTCAGGAGGTTGAGGATTGGCTGTATGAAGATGGTGAGGATGAGACCAAGGGAGTCTATGTCGCAAAACTAGAAGAACTTCAAAAG GTTGGTGGTCCAATTGAGATGCGCTACAAAGAGTGGACTGAAAGAGGCCCGGTTCTTGAGCAACTGGTGTACTGCATTCGCAGTTTTAGAGAGGCTGCGCTATCTGTTGACCCAAAGTTTGATCACATAGATATGTCAGAGAAACAGAAG GTCATTAATGAGTGCTCGGAAGCCGAGAACTGGCTACTTGAGAAAAAGCATCAGCAAGATGCTCTACCGAAGCATGCTAATCCCGTCCTCCTTGTTTCTGACATAAAGAAAAAGGCTGAAGCACTTGACAG GTTCTGCAAACCGATCATGACCAAGCCAAAGCCTGCACCGAAGCCACAGACCCCACCACCAGTGGAGACCCCAGCATCTGAGGCTCAAACACCAGAACCACAATCAAGTGGTGCCAGTGAGCCTGGCGAACCAGCGAGCGAAGGAGCTGATCAGGGTGAGTCTACTGCGGAGCAAATGGACACTGATAAAGCCGATCCGTCCCCAGCATAA
- the LOC124708361 gene encoding uncharacterized protein LOC124708361 isoform X1, translated as MKCLSVQVSWKCISLGLAEFILLRSVGNSDEFCRCQVCLGKYTLLGDEENPRLAMFERRLPFFGCGIGWCCFLLGFLCPLIWYIAALLYCCKYYNRDPRERPGLCASAFLAIIFTAVTILTLFVLLIICEHKRFLNGCGSGLKIHNSWLQDIRCISMTNGVLDRNTI; from the exons ATGAAGTGTTTATCAGTACAGGTCTCCTGGAAATGTATTTCTCTTGGTCTAGCTGAATTCATTCTTCTGCGTTCCGTAGGAAATTCGGATGAATTTTGCCGTTGTCAGGTGTGCCTCGGGAAGTACACGCTACTTGGGGATGAAGAAAACCCAAGATTGGCGATGTTTGAAAGACGGCTTCCCTTCTTTGGTTGTGGAATTGGATGGTGTTG TTTTCTTTTAGGTTTCCTGTGCCCTTTAATCTGGTACATAGCGGCTCTTCTTTATTGCTGCAAGTACTACAACCGGGATCCTCGAGAACGGCCTGGGCTTTGTGCTTCTGCATTTctg GCAATCATCTTTACAGCAGTGACTATTCTTACCCTTTTTGTTTTACTGATAATTTGTGAACACAAGCGATTCTTGAATGGCTGTGGTAGCGGACTAAAAATACACAATAGCTGGCTACAAGATATTCGTTGCATATCCATGACAAATGGAGTACTTGACAGAAATACTATTTAG
- the LOC124708361 gene encoding uncharacterized protein LOC124708361 isoform X2, whose amino-acid sequence MKSIIIGNSDEFCRCQVCLGKYTLLGDEENPRLAMFERRLPFFGCGIGWCCFLLGFLCPLIWYIAALLYCCKYYNRDPRERPGLCASAFLAIIFTAVTILTLFVLLIICEHKRFLNGCGSGLKIHNSWLQDIRCISMTNGVLDRNTI is encoded by the exons ATGAAGAGCATAATCATTG GAAATTCGGATGAATTTTGCCGTTGTCAGGTGTGCCTCGGGAAGTACACGCTACTTGGGGATGAAGAAAACCCAAGATTGGCGATGTTTGAAAGACGGCTTCCCTTCTTTGGTTGTGGAATTGGATGGTGTTG TTTTCTTTTAGGTTTCCTGTGCCCTTTAATCTGGTACATAGCGGCTCTTCTTTATTGCTGCAAGTACTACAACCGGGATCCTCGAGAACGGCCTGGGCTTTGTGCTTCTGCATTTctg GCAATCATCTTTACAGCAGTGACTATTCTTACCCTTTTTGTTTTACTGATAATTTGTGAACACAAGCGATTCTTGAATGGCTGTGGTAGCGGACTAAAAATACACAATAGCTGGCTACAAGATATTCGTTGCATATCCATGACAAATGGAGTACTTGACAGAAATACTATTTAG
- the LOC124708361 gene encoding uncharacterized protein LOC124708361 isoform X4, producing the protein MKKTQDWRCLKDGFPSLVVELDGVGFLCPLIWYIAALLYCCKYYNRDPRERPGLCASAFLAIIFTAVTILTLFVLLIICEHKRFLNGCGSGLKIHNSWLQDIRCISMTNGVLDRNTI; encoded by the exons ATGAAGAAAACCCAAGATTGGCGATGTTTGAAAGACGGCTTCCCTTCTTTGGTTGTGGAATTGGATGGTGTTG GTTTCCTGTGCCCTTTAATCTGGTACATAGCGGCTCTTCTTTATTGCTGCAAGTACTACAACCGGGATCCTCGAGAACGGCCTGGGCTTTGTGCTTCTGCATTTctg GCAATCATCTTTACAGCAGTGACTATTCTTACCCTTTTTGTTTTACTGATAATTTGTGAACACAAGCGATTCTTGAATGGCTGTGGTAGCGGACTAAAAATACACAATAGCTGGCTACAAGATATTCGTTGCATATCCATGACAAATGGAGTACTTGACAGAAATACTATTTAG
- the LOC124646643 gene encoding noroxomaritidine synthase-like, whose protein sequence is MATMGVLRAFLLSYPEFLLAAFCFLALAALRLALQWRAAAGSNVPVNWPVVGMLPFVLTNLGHLLDAATAALRDSGCSFAFRGPWLVGGDYLLTCDPAAVHHCLAANFARYDKGRDFAEMFDVAGSGLLVSEAATWTQQRHVVATVFAAPAFRSFVVSTVERQTARLLAPFLDHAAAAGRAVELEDVFMRFSLDVSYAVVFAHDLDSLSLEAANAPYPPFGQATRMAGEAVMFRHVVPARWWKLLRWLNVGIERRYAEAKAVLDEFVYREIGKRKAGHLPVLGEGGDLLSMYMAWPRDPAMTDQKRGEFLRDAAVGYMFAAKDLVASALTWFFYMICTHPHVEAKILHELKSLRANSTSCGGSDKPAAMFDCDTLRSASYLHAAVLEALRLHPPAPFEEKEAREDDVLPDGTAVTKGTRILFCIYAMGRIEGIWGEDCREYRPERWLSGSGRVRHQPSYKFAAFNSGPRSCLGKDLGLSNLKIAAAAIIYNFQVELIDGHVVEPTDSVVLHTKNGLMVKVKRRGAAFDG, encoded by the coding sequence ATGGCCACCATGGGCGTCCTTCGAGCCTTCCTCCTCTCGTACCCGGagttcctcctcgccgccttctgcttcctcgcccTGGCCGCCCTCCGCCTCGCGCTCCAGTGGCGGGCCGCAGCAGGCAGCAACGTGCCCGTCAACTGGCCGGTCGTCGGCATGCTCCCCTTCGTGCTCACCAACCTCGGCCACCTCctcgacgccgccaccgccgcgctcCGGGACTCGGGCTGCTCCTTCGCGTTCCGCGGCCCCTGGCTCGTCGGCGGCGACTACCTCCTCACCTGCGACCCCGCCGCCGTGCACCACTGCCTCGCCGCCAACTTCGCCCGCTACGACAAGGGCCGCGACTTCGCCGAGATGTTCGACGTCGCCGGCAGCGGGCTCCTCGTCTCGGAGGCCGCCACGTGGACGCAGCAGCGCCACGTCGTCGCCACCGTCTTCGCCGCCCCCGCCTTCCGCTCCTTCGTCGTGTCCACCGTCGAGCGCCAGACGGCGCGCCTCCTGGCGCCGTTCCTGGACCACGCCGCGGCCGCAGGGCGCGCCGTCGAGCTCGAGGACGTGTTCATGCGCTTCTCCCTCGACGTCTCCTACGCCGTGGTCTTCGCCCACGACCTCGACTCGCTCTCCCTCGAGGCTGCGAACGCCCCGTACCCGCCGTTCGGCCAGGCCACGAGGATGGCCGGGGAGGCCGTCATGTTCCGCCACGTCGTGCCGGCGCGGTGGTGGAAGCTGCTCAGGTGGCTCAACGTCGGCATCGAGAGGAGGTACGCCGAGGCCAAGGCGGTGCTCGACGAGTTCGTCTACCGCGAGATCGGGAAACGCAAGGCGGGACACCTGCCGGTCCTTGGAGAAGGAGGTGACCTGCTGTCCATGTACATGGCGTGGCCCAGGGACCCCGCCATGACCGACCAAAAGAGGGGCGAGTTCCTCCGCGACGCCGCCGTGGGGTACATGTTCGCGGCCAAGGACCTCGTCGCCTCCGCACTCACATGGTTCTTCTACATGATCTGCACGCACCCGCACGTCGAAGCCAAGATCCTCCACGAGCTAAAATCTTTACGCGCCAACTCCACCTCGTGTGGCGGAAGTGACAAACCAGCTGCCATGTTCGACTGCGACACTCTCCGGTCGGCCTCCTACCTCCACGCGGCGGTGCTTGAGGCGCTGCGCCTGCACCCGCCGGCGCCGTTCGAGGAGAAAGAGGCGCGCGAGGACGACGTGCTGCCCGACGGCACTGCAGTGACCAAGGGCACCAGGATCCTCTTCTGCATCTACGCCATGGGCAGGATAGAGGGGATATGGGGCGAGGACTGCAGGGAGTACCGGCCGGAGCGGTGGCTGTCTGGCAGCGGCCGGGTCCGACACCAGCCGAGTTACAAGTTCGCCGCGTTCAACTCCGGGCCGAGGAGCTGCCTCGGCAAGGACCTAGGCCTCAGCAAcctcaagatcgccgcggcggccATCATCTACAACTTCCAGGTGGAGCTCATCGACGGCCATGTGGTGGAGCCAACCGACTCGGTGGTGCTCCACACCAAGAACGGGCTCATGGTTAAGGTCAAGAGAAGGGGGGCGGCCTTTGATGGCTGA
- the LOC124708361 gene encoding uncharacterized protein LOC124708361 isoform X3 → MRGGNSDEFCRCQVCLGKYTLLGDEENPRLAMFERRLPFFGCGIGWCCFLLGFLCPLIWYIAALLYCCKYYNRDPRERPGLCASAFLAIIFTAVTILTLFVLLIICEHKRFLNGCGSGLKIHNSWLQDIRCISMTNGVLDRNTI, encoded by the exons ATGAGGGGAG GAAATTCGGATGAATTTTGCCGTTGTCAGGTGTGCCTCGGGAAGTACACGCTACTTGGGGATGAAGAAAACCCAAGATTGGCGATGTTTGAAAGACGGCTTCCCTTCTTTGGTTGTGGAATTGGATGGTGTTG TTTTCTTTTAGGTTTCCTGTGCCCTTTAATCTGGTACATAGCGGCTCTTCTTTATTGCTGCAAGTACTACAACCGGGATCCTCGAGAACGGCCTGGGCTTTGTGCTTCTGCATTTctg GCAATCATCTTTACAGCAGTGACTATTCTTACCCTTTTTGTTTTACTGATAATTTGTGAACACAAGCGATTCTTGAATGGCTGTGGTAGCGGACTAAAAATACACAATAGCTGGCTACAAGATATTCGTTGCATATCCATGACAAATGGAGTACTTGACAGAAATACTATTTAG